The DNA window taataacgGGGCAGTAATGGGAATATGCCGTTACTCTCAATGAAATCCAAAATATCCAAAGACTGAGAtggcttaaaaaagaaaatgaagagaaaattaTGATTCATGTGTTTGTCGACAAAAAATTAGGTTGCCGTATATTGTTGCCTAGCATGCCATAATTTggtttattgttcttttttgtgtttttgtttgtgtcacagtgtTGTAATGGTAATTGAAAAACCGTCAAATAACAAGTAGGAGGAAACGGCTTCTAGGAAGTGGTGAGGATGCGAAAGGGAAACTAATTTGGCGGAAACGTGGTGTTTTGCTGCCACCTAGCGGTCACTTCTAATTGTTATTAAAATGTCGGAGGAAACATGGGACaattatggaagcccatttctgccacaaaaaaaatgaaggagtatgatgtctttcttcttttctaatCTGATCACAGAATGCCATTTATTGATCTGCATTAGACATGGAACTTGTCTTTTGTTAATAGATTCAAAGGGCtgacaaaatgtatttgattgaaTTGGAGCAATCTTGCTTGGATAGTTTAAAAGAGGTATTGATCCAGTGTTTGATTACTGTTTTAAGTAATCCACTGATCATTTGTCAGCTTCCTTTCTAGTTGTGAACCCTTGAATTGCAATTTTAAATTAACTAATGTAACAGTGTTACAAATGTATGGCTAAATATGTTCACAGTTATTTATACAGTAACTATAGCATTTGTAACACTAGTTTGTATAAATCTGCCTTTACTAAAGTTGCAAAAGAGAATTCTTTTATACTATTAAGAGACAAAAGGTGcaattaaaactaacaatggaacctttgttttttaaaaagcatcgaACAAAGGGTCCTTTGAGGAGAAACAGTTGGTCACCTACCTGGAAAGGATTGTATAACGAGCCCTAAAGTCTATTTACAAGATATACTGCATTTGGGGGTATAGTTACTGCACATCGAGGATTAGTTGAACTTCTCATCCAAAACggggacacacatacacacacacacacacacacaaattctacCCGCTACAAAGAACAGAACAAACCCTCTTTTCTAGCAAGATGCAATGGAGCTGAACAATGAAGGCTACCTGTCACGATGATAGAAGAGGATCAGTAGTTATTCAATCACAGTATCAGCAGCAAtaattatctgagataacacaacattttcttttgctttgcTGTCTACaggtggaggtcagaggtcagaattAGCTCCAGAGCATTTCCCATGCAGCAGGTAGGTGGATATGGTCCTGGTGATGTTTTTTTGAAATCCTCTGAAACAGAATAGTTAACTGAATAGCTTCCTATATAAAGATAGCACATTGTTACAGCTATTTGTAACCGATTATGTGTGAAAAATCCCACCATCCAGtattttgagctaaatgctaatgttgcCATGCAAACCCATGACAATGGTGCCTTTCTGACGTTTACCATCTTCACTTAGTTTAGTATCTTAGCATGCCAATCATTCTTTATGAAACAAAACTCTGAACAAATCAACATTTAGACCCGATAATGGCGCTAGATGAAAAGTTGAGGGATTACCAAGGTCACAACAATTCATTTAGGAGTCAATGTCAGAATAACTACAATATCAATGCGATCATGGATGAGATGTTTTAGTCTGGAGAACCAACTGTTTGTTCCATTTCCAATCATGCAAATCCTGCGAGGAGCACCACCACCTTCTGGTATAAAGATGTCCAGCTTTATGTTTACACGGACATATTAAATAAAACGATTTACTGTTATCATCACTTACCACCATGACTCGGAGGTATCGTACCATAATACTCCTACTAAAATCCGCATCTCAGCCTTATCTTTATTGTGttctaaaataaatgattattaaGGAGCACAGAATACGATCACATTTGAAGGAGAAAATCTAGACAGCCTGTTTATATGCTTGAAATATAACCTGTTTAGACCTAGTTGTGCTTGAAAGTGCTTTGTAAAAGCTGCATTTCCCATTATCTATTTTGTAACTAGCAAACACATTGTGCGATGATAACTGAGAGGATAACTGGCCTGCCATGGTCTAGATACATGTGTCCTATTAATAGGCCTGGCTCACACTCAAAATGTTCAGCTGTAACCAAACTCCATCCGTCAAGTCACGtcctccccctgctcccccctctACAGTGCCACTGCAGCCAGGCCGGGGGCACTCTGGTCTGTGCCACCCTCCAAGCCGGACAGACGGCAGGACGggcagacagccccccccccacccccccaccctccctcgcACGTTATGGATGTTCTGCACATCCCACCCtcggaagaggaagaggaggctatGGAGGTGGAAAGCGAAGGAAATGgggagcagggagaggggggaaaggAAGCCTCATCTCCGATGGGTTCCTCCACAGACGAGGAAACGGACGAGGACTCCGAACCGGAGCCCCCACAGGTCACCCGGAGGAAGGTGTCCTTCGCAGATGCGTTCGGCCTAAACCTGGTGTCGGTCAAGGAGTTCGACAACCCTGAGGTGGCGGTGGAGTTGGAAGTCAATCGGCCCACCAAGAACGAGGCCACCCGTCCCCCGGTGGAGTTCTACGTGTCCTGTCTGTTTGCAGTTCCCTCAACCCCAGAGGAGCTGGACCAGAGGCTGCAGGAGCAGATGGTTGAGCTCGAAAGCATCGAGCTCCTGCCGGGAACCACCACGCTCCGCGGCACCGTCAGGGTGGTCAACCTCTGCTACCATAAATCCGTCTATGCCCGGATGTCCCTGGACCGCTGGACCAGCTACTTTGACCTGTCAGCGGAGTACGTGCCCGGATCTAGCGATTGGAAAACCGACAGGTTCACCTTCCGGCACACTCTGGTGCCTCCTTTCGAACGAGAGGGGACCCGAGTGGAGCTGTGTCTGCGCTATGAGACTTCAGTGGGCACCTTTTGGGCTAATTGCAAGGAGATGAACTATGTGCTGTACTGCCACCAGAAGCGACACGTGAAGGAGCATGAGGTGCAGGTCCAGGAGGAGAGCATCGGCTGCCAGGGCAAGAGGAGCTGTCTCAAAGCCAACAGGTGAGGGAAGCTCAAACTCAAATCTGTCCTTGAACACGCCTCTGCTGGCGGCGGTCACATCATGCTCGTGACAAGAGACGCTGTGATGTagacaatgtttaaaaaaaatggtgttTATCGGGATGCGCCCTTCGTGTAGAAGTCATTACTGTGGCCAAAAAAGGGTCCCAAATTGCTCATTCGCCATGAGAGGAAATTTGGCAGAGTGCGAGTGTTTGAAGTGTTCTGCTCACTAGGAGGAAGCTACAGTAAGCCGTTATGTCACTCCTCTGTAATGGATGTTCGCACTGCAGAACACGTATTGCCCATTTAAGGTGAGGTCTCTGTCCAGGTTTCCATGACGTCTCGTCTCTCTTGACTCCATTTCATAAAACGCTTTGTTTCTGCTTTCAGAAACGTCATCCCCTATTATGTATCTAGGCTTATTCTGGCTGACTTGCCTGATTACAGAAGGTCTGCAAATGTGACAATACAGCAGACAAACTCATGATACATATGATGTtcatatttacattgtctcATATTCAAAATCTGCTGCTTCAAGGAGATGCTCTGTGCGTGGAAATAGGGATCACCGCTATTTAGAGTGTGTCTCTTACTGTGTTTCATAGTATGGTATAATGTATAGTACAAATAGCAGAATTAAGGGTATTCAGAATGTCAGATACAATACAGAGAGAGCTactgttttgttttactttagtTATTTAAATGCACTTATGCTGGTAAAAGGTGTGTTGGTTTGACCGACCCACATGACACCTCCTTACACACAAGCAAATGCAGTCAAATATAAACAAAGTAAAATCCAGTTTTATTCCAGTCCCTGTTTGAATGCAACATTTTGTCAAAAAGCTGAAACGGTTCTTTTGGAATCAAGCCCCTCCAGGTACAACCGAATGTCAAAAGAATGGTATTTCATAGCTGTAAAATAAAACCTGTTGGCTTATGTGATGCTATTGCCACTTCATTCTCAATCATAGGAGGGGATGTGCAGAGGAAAAGACCAGGAAGAGCAGTAAAAGATCAACAGCTGTTGCAGGTGTGTATACATAAAGGGGAACAATGGTCTCTTAAAAAATCCACCCAGCATATTATGTTTTATGGCTTAACTAGTTagatagtaaaaaaaataaggtgACCTATAAAAAACTATGTCAATAGATTTTTGTTGTCTAATTCTGGCGCGGAGGGGAATAGTGTGAGCTGCCTTCCTAGGGCTGTTCCCCACTGTAACTACAAGCTAGCTGCTGTCCAAACCGTGGATTTCACCCTATCACTTAGTTTCATCAGCAGGTTTGCACTATTCTTTTCCATCATGTTATACAGCCTCTGTAAagacatccttttttttcttcttcttaaaatGGCCATTGCTtctatgtgtgtgcatgcatgcatgtacaGGGATTGAgtgagtgtgcacgtgtgcaagCACAGTTTGACccttgctctttttcttttgcagacgcCACACTTACAGCAGAGGAGGCTGACAGGGGGAGCAGCTCGGATGTACAGCCCTCGCTTTGCTGGGAGGGACACAAACCTTTGGTGAGGTTCCTTTATTGTCTTCTGGAGGAACAGACCCCTCTCAAAGcctctgtaaaaaaagaaatgcagacaCCACCCGCAAGTAAACACTGTTCTCAGCAACACAACTCACAATCCATGCCAGTCAGGCATACGAAACTGTAAATAGAAAgaggggaaagtgtgtgtgttgttcctgCACCGATACAATAGCCCAGGCACAGTGCTTATTGGGCCCCAAAAGGATATGAAAAGTCAGCTGACACTCATTCACGTCTGAagtttattaataattaatgcAACCTGCTTATAAAGATGCACTAAAGGTGATGATCTAAACAAAAATAGGCGTATGTGCTGAGGTTACGGCAGTGTTGCAATACATTGCACCATCACACCGCTGAATGGGCCATTGGCCATTAACCCTTTGCTGGACCTTTGGTCTTTTTGACAGGTGGAAAgcataaaaagcagaaacagagCAGAGCGAATGGCACGTGTGCAGGGCTACCTCTCCCAAAGGGGGCAGCCAGCATCAAAGGCTCACTCCCAGGACTCAGCCAATGGCCAGAAGGCTTCTCAGCCTTTGTCAACTCTGTGGGGCCGCTCCCCAGGCTTCGCTCACAAACACCACAAGAAACACTCCGTAGAGAGTCCACAGGTGCTCACCTACCACCAGATCCCTCTGCTCACACTGGACTGGAACAATGACAAAGCCCGTAAGTCGGGGGCTGCTGACATGGCGGGTGACATCTACACTGCAAGAGCTAAAATGAACTCGTCACAAACGCCACAGGAAAAAATAGCGGACACACCTCCCGCCAGTGATACGTGGGGGACCTTTAGCAACGGTGCAGATGATACCACTGATAAAAAAAGCTCTGTGTGCAATGCGTGGCAGGCGTCTGTTAACGGGCTGAGCTGCACGGAGCGTTCGGGTGTTCCGGAGTCGGAGTGGCTGCAGACAGCAGCGTCGGTGTCTCCCTCAAATGAAGAGGAGCCCAACGCCCGACGTGTAGCGAGCAGTCCGGAGCATGAATGTCAGGCGGGCACAGAGGCCCACACCCCAGAATCATGTCAGCCGCTGTCGGATGCTCGCCAAACAGCGTTGGCCCAGGGCGCCGTGGACGCCGAAGACATGACCACAGAGTCTCAGAATGCCGCCGCGGCGGATAAGATCTCGCGGGGAGCGCGGGCGGATGAGGGTTATTCTCCGCGCAGGGACGGGGAGGTCAGAGGTGCCGCACACAATGCGATGGATAACACCGTGGCATTTAGGGGGACAATCCGAAGGGAGACGAGGGATGGGGGGAGGTTTGTCTTCTCCGCGTCCAGGCAGGGAACGGAGGAAAGGAGTATGGAAAGCAGAGGAGCTGCCGATGAGGAGATATCTAGGCCGCGGAAAACAGTGGAGTGCAACATCTCCCAGAGGTGTGCAGATGAAGAGCAACGAGAGGAAGATCCATTGCAGGCAAATGAGAGTGATAGAAATGAGGTAAGACCTGCAAAGACAAATGCAGATGAATCCAATTCCAGCCAAACGTATGTCAGGCAAAGCCAAAACATGGCAGCTGAATTCAAATGGGAGGAATCAGAGAGGGAGGATGTTGCGTCAAATAACAAAGACTTTGGAGTATCCAAACAGACAGAGGTGGAACCTTGCTCTTGTACAGcaatcaatgaaataaatacactaACTGGTGTAGAAGAGGGAATTATTCAGGTGTTAAATGAGGACCATCATGACAAAGCGTTAAAACACAATTCATCATGGAAGACGGGAAACCCGTCAATAATATCGGGAGTACATAATAAACAGACGGGGTCGATCAAAGCAGGGGAACAGGAGAGCATCGATCAATCAGAGGACTCAACCGTGACTCCAGTGCAGGGAAATGCAGTGGAATCTGAAACAGAAGAAGACGCTTTAGTCTCAAATCAGACCGAGGAAGGAAAAGGTTTAAGTGATCGGGGAATAATTGCAAAGCAACTGAGAATAACAGCGGAATCAAGGGAAATTAAAAAGGTCTTTCAAGGTGACCATGATGCATTCAGACATTCTCTAACAGACAAATGCAGCCAAAAGCCTGTGGAGGTGGCACAAATGAGATGGACTCATTCCCAGGACGATACGAAGGGTCCCAGCCAGGATGGAGGCCGTGAAACAACCCCGGAAGAAGTGAATTCGAAGAAAGACACTTCAGCGGAGCTTGAACACCAACCTGAgacattaaaaagaagaaaaggagatatGACCCGGAGAGACGGGGATGATAGCGTGAGTATTGGAAAGCTGGAAATAGAAGTACCGGGGGAGTTGATGGGAAATGCGGAGATTGCTCGGGGGGAGACGGAGAATGCGGCGGCTGAATTGAAAGAACATGAGATGTCAGCAGAAGTTGAGAGCTCTTCACGTGTTGAATATAAAAAATTGTCAGTGGGAACAAAAGACCCCATTACAGCCGAAAGTGCTACGGCCCTCGAGGCGAGAGACTCTGGACGGGAGGAGGTGTTCATGGAGAGATTCGGAGACGATTTGGTCAGGAGGATTTGGGAGGAGGTGTTCCGTCGGTACGAACGGCCCGCTAGTAAAGACACAGACATTGttgatggggcggggggggcgctggcCGATGCACCCGATATTGCACAAGATTGCCGTCCTCCGTCTGAGGAAGACTTCAACGATGCATTTGAGTCAGGCGCTCTTTCCTCAACCCATCTGCCAACGGATCAAAACGTAAGCGCCTGTCAAGGCCTACAGACGACTTCGGCCGCTAAGGGAACGGCACGCCCCCCTAAAGAGACGCGCCGGTCACTCGCCACAACGGCGGAGCAGACTCACTTTCTCTCAGCACCTCAGACAGATTTGAATTCGAGAGGCAACCTCGGTCGAGATTTCGCCCCCGTTTTGGCTGCTCAGTCATTGAGCGAATCAGCCGGAGGCTCTCCGAGGGATCGGGAGAGCTGCACTCGAGTCAAGGAGGAAACAGTGAGACCGAAAGAAGACCCGTTGGTCCCCAACCGGGAGGGTTGGAGGCCGTCGGGCCGCACGTCTCACAAACGTCCGAGCGGCGCCGGCGACGCGTCGAGAGAGCCCAGTGGCGTTCCGTGGAGGAGCGTGTTCAGCGCCCTCGGCCAATTCACCAGACTTGTGATCTGCATCCTCCTGGTCGCCGGGTTCTCCCTCGTGGTTTTCCTGTCGGATTTCCAAGCGCTCTTGGCGCTCTACGCAGTTTCGTCGTGCTGGTGGTTTTATGAGTGGAAGCTACATCGAGTGACGAAAGGCAAAGGGGTGGCGGGGTAGGCAGAGGGTCTAGAGAGAGGGCGGAATCCGCTGcgggaagcttttttttttttaaagtcagcgCTTCACTCAGCCCTCAGCCGTCGTACATCGACTTTCTGTTCGTTTGGGCCGGCGCGCCATTGTGAAAATGATTGGAAGCTACAGAAATGCAGTCAAACTAAATTATACCCGCAgcacgagtgtgtgtttggtttggtgttttttttttccggttctggTGGTTCCAGCATTTCTTTACTAGTGACCCCAAACCTCCTGCTTGTGACCCATTGTCACTTGTTGAAAGTCTACAGATTATTGCCAGTTCATCCAAAGAaagattttcttcttttaaacaatAAGAGGAAAACACACTTTGATGTTGTTATTTGTACATCATGTACATCTTGGCCCTTTGAATATTACTTGCGTCGCATCATGGTGATTGGTCCCAACCAATCaacaagaaaacatttattttaaagaaagctTGAATTAATTTGATCGACTcaacattaaaattaaaataatagatTTACTTTCTGTTGAATGTGTACTTAATGCTCTTTTATTGTTATAATTATATCTATGATGTGTGTATATTTGCAGTGTTTTATGGGCCCAATATCACTTTATGCACCAAATGGAAAGAAGTGAGTACGTGTTGATTATTATAGGCAAAGGGTGTCTGCAATAGTGGCATCGGAGATGTATAATGTTTATATTTCCTTGCTTTtcgtcattaaaaaaaaccttgaaacacatttctgcttcttttttacaACATTTGAAATATATTGATTGATTTTGTACTTATTCTACTTCAGTTCACGTATTTATACTGCATGCTATTCATTTACTTTATGTTTCCTTTATGTTTTTCACAACTATAGATGTTTTCCATTcacccatttttttaaataactataATAGTAATAGGTCTCtctaatcaggaatcaggaaacgtttattgccataatatgtcagacatacatggaatttgacttggcggttggtgcatgacggccgACAGTACAAcagaacagacaacgtagtgcaggaataagataaaaataaaaaatataataaaatatagtgaaatatatgctTATGGGTTAATACATGCCCAAAGGTCATTATTGTCATATTAGAACTAGAACCTGAATTCTGTCAATGTGAAGACTTACATACATCCTGATGTAATCCTTGACTGCGGATTGGAAACAAGGCAGACCATGTTGCTTTAAGACTTCATGACGCAGATGAGAGCTCCGGTCAGCGTGTGTTGCCTGGTGGTGTATTTGGAGAAGGTCATAATCCTTGTTGGCAGTCGTTCACATACTAGAGTATTGTCAACCACATGCTCTTCAATGTCACTCATAAAATACGACAGTACGACACTGACTTTGAGACGTGACCCATCATAGACCGGAGGAACTTAGCAGTTCTTTGTTTCGAGCAACTTTGTAGCATGAAGAAAAAGGTCAGATATGTGATCTTTGATTAATTTAAGCTTCAGGAGAATTACACGTTGAGTATCAGATAAATCTACTCTTTGAGCTTCAGCAGGCTGTCTGCGTCTCTAAGGAGCCGTTTATCGTTTCCATTTAAGTGCCTGCTGACAGGACCTGGTGTAAGTGAAATGAACATAGCAAATAGTCCATTACATCCCTGCTCATGTGTACTGAATGCACTATATAACAAGGATAATGATACAATAGGATCAATTTCAGGCTTTTCACATTGTGAGCCTTTCTAAATAGATACACGGCATTTGGATAACACTGTTATATGATAGCATGATGTCCATATTGCAACATGAAATAACCACATGATAACAAGCGAGTGCAACAAGTATGAATGGGAAAAAGTGAGTTttgcaaaaactcaaaataattGTAATTAATATAGTTATTATTCAAATGATGATATGATACTGATTAAGTGTTCACTTTTTGGATAATTGAGATTTGTATAGctactatttatatatatatatatatatacacaccttcACAGTATTACATACAGTACCTGTTCATTGTGAAGTCATTTTTGTTATTAGTATCAGTACTGACGACAAAACCCACCTGGCAAAGCATCTGCATGATGGTGACTATATTCCAAATGGTAGCCATGGACACCCctaaacaagcaaacaaataattaaaacataacTGAAATATGTTTTGGGCTAATTTCAGCTACATGGATTTTAGATTATTGCCACCTTCACAGCTGATAATGTCCTCACGCATCATCTCAACTCTCATTCTGGTAGTGTATTTACACAGATGCTTCAGTCCCGGGGAAGCTGTTGTGTCACTCTGCATATTATCTGCTTATCAAAGCAGGCAGATAAGTCGCCCCATGTGACACTGTGTGCGTGAAATTGGCGTCGTGAGTGACACTGCGCCTCAGTGGAAGTCACTTGATCCTGTCTGGGGTATGTTGACCTTTTGTAAGCTGGCACCAATCCCACGCTGGTGAACCTTCAGCGGGCTGGCCAAAAGCCAGAGTTTGCGGCGGTGAAGGCTTTGAGGAGCCGGCGTGTCGCGGTGTGAGAGGAGACAAAAAGTAGCGACGACAGGACCAAAGTAGAGAAATTGGGGAAAAGAATCTGGGCGAGCTGGGGTCA is part of the Pungitius pungitius chromosome 2, fPunPun2.1, whole genome shotgun sequence genome and encodes:
- the ppp1r3aa gene encoding protein phosphatase 1 regulatory subunit 3A isoform X3, with product MDVLHIPPSEEEEEAMEVESEGNGEQGEGGKEASSPMGSSTDEETDEDSEPEPPQVTRRKVSFADAFGLNLVSVKEFDNPEVAVELEVNRPTKNEATRPPVEFYVSCLFAVPSTPEELDQRLQEQMVELESIELLPGTTTLRGTVRVVNLCYHKSVYARMSLDRWTSYFDLSAEYVPGSSDWKTDRFTFRHTLVPPFEREGTRVELCLRYETSVGTFWANCKEMNYVLYCHQKRHVKEHEVQVQEESIGCQGKRSCLKANRRGCAEEKTRKSSKRSTAVADATLTAEEADRGSSSDVQPSLCWEGHKPLVKKQSVNVSVPEVLCFGVEGRRCVRPFAGGLSERPGEMNVKQWSPCQRSISGVHSWWCLPCTLTMRIGYQECEVTFSADISMDVKPADDEPTPSLSS
- the ppp1r3aa gene encoding uncharacterized protein ppp1r3aa isoform X1 translates to MDVLHIPPSEEEEEAMEVESEGNGEQGEGGKEASSPMGSSTDEETDEDSEPEPPQVTRRKVSFADAFGLNLVSVKEFDNPEVAVELEVNRPTKNEATRPPVEFYVSCLFAVPSTPEELDQRLQEQMVELESIELLPGTTTLRGTVRVVNLCYHKSVYARMSLDRWTSYFDLSAEYVPGSSDWKTDRFTFRHTLVPPFEREGTRVELCLRYETSVGTFWANCKEMNYVLYCHQKRHVKEHEVQVQEESIGCQGKRSCLKANRRGCAEEKTRKSSKRSTAVADATLTAEEADRGSSSDVQPSLCWEGHKPLVESIKSRNRAERMARVQGYLSQRGQPASKAHSQDSANGQKASQPLSTLWGRSPGFAHKHHKKHSVESPQVLTYHQIPLLTLDWNNDKARKSGAADMAGDIYTARAKMNSSQTPQEKIADTPPASDTWGTFSNGADDTTDKKSSVCNAWQASVNGLSCTERSGVPESEWLQTAASVSPSNEEEPNARRVASSPEHECQAGTEAHTPESCQPLSDARQTALAQGAVDAEDMTTESQNAAAADKISRGARADEGYSPRRDGEVRGAAHNAMDNTVAFRGTIRRETRDGGRFVFSASRQGTEERSMESRGAADEEISRPRKTVECNISQRCADEEQREEDPLQANESDRNEVRPAKTNADESNSSQTYVRQSQNMAAEFKWEESEREDVASNNKDFGVSKQTEVEPCSCTAINEINTLTGVEEGIIQVLNEDHHDKALKHNSSWKTGNPSIISGVHNKQTGSIKAGEQESIDQSEDSTVTPVQGNAVESETEEDALVSNQTEEGKGLSDRGIIAKQLRITAESREIKKVFQGDHDAFRHSLTDKCSQKPVEVAQMRWTHSQDDTKGPSQDGGRETTPEEVNSKKDTSAELEHQPETLKRRKGDMTRRDGDDSVSIGKLEIEVPGELMGNAEIARGETENAAAELKEHEMSAEVESSSRVEYKKLSVGTKDPITAESATALEARDSGREEVFMERFGDDLVRRIWEEVFRRYERPASKDTDIVDGAGGALADAPDIAQDCRPPSEEDFNDAFESGALSSTHLPTDQNVSACQGLQTTSAAKGTARPPKETRRSLATTAEQTHFLSAPQTDLNSRGNLGRDFAPVLAAQSLSESAGGSPRDRESCTRVKEETVRPKEDPLVPNREGWRPSGRTSHKRPSGAGDASREPSGVPWRSVFSALGQFTRLVICILLVAGFSLVVFLSDFQALLALYAVSSCWWFYEWKLHRVTKGKGVAG
- the ppp1r3aa gene encoding protein phosphatase 1 regulatory subunit 3A isoform X4, which encodes MDVLHIPPSEEEEEAMEVESEGNGEQGEGGKEASSPMGSSTDEETDEDSEPEPPQVTRRKVSFADAFGLNLVSVKEFDNPEVAVELEVNRPTKNEATRPPVEFYVSCLFAVPSTPEELDQRLQEQMVELESIELLPGTTTLRGTVRVVNLCYHKSVYARMSLDRWTSYFDLSAEYVPGSSDWKTDRFTFRHTLVPPFEREGTRVELCLRYETSVGTFWANCKEMNYVLYCHQKRHVKEHEVQVQEESIGCQGKRSCLKANRRGCAEEKTRKSSKRSTDATLTAEEADRGSSSDVQPSLCWEGHKPLVKKQSVNVSVPEVLCFGVEGRRCVRPFAGGLSERPGEMNVKQWSPCQRSISGVHSWWCLPCTLTMRIGYQECEVTFSADISMDVKPADDEPTPSLSS
- the ppp1r3aa gene encoding uncharacterized protein ppp1r3aa isoform X2 — protein: MDVLHIPPSEEEEEAMEVESEGNGEQGEGGKEASSPMGSSTDEETDEDSEPEPPQVTRRKVSFADAFGLNLVSVKEFDNPEVAVELEVNRPTKNEATRPPVEFYVSCLFAVPSTPEELDQRLQEQMVELESIELLPGTTTLRGTVRVVNLCYHKSVYARMSLDRWTSYFDLSAEYVPGSSDWKTDRFTFRHTLVPPFEREGTRVELCLRYETSVGTFWANCKEMNYVLYCHQKRHVKEHEVQVQEESIGCQGKRSCLKANRRGCAEEKTRKSSKRSTDATLTAEEADRGSSSDVQPSLCWEGHKPLVESIKSRNRAERMARVQGYLSQRGQPASKAHSQDSANGQKASQPLSTLWGRSPGFAHKHHKKHSVESPQVLTYHQIPLLTLDWNNDKARKSGAADMAGDIYTARAKMNSSQTPQEKIADTPPASDTWGTFSNGADDTTDKKSSVCNAWQASVNGLSCTERSGVPESEWLQTAASVSPSNEEEPNARRVASSPEHECQAGTEAHTPESCQPLSDARQTALAQGAVDAEDMTTESQNAAAADKISRGARADEGYSPRRDGEVRGAAHNAMDNTVAFRGTIRRETRDGGRFVFSASRQGTEERSMESRGAADEEISRPRKTVECNISQRCADEEQREEDPLQANESDRNEVRPAKTNADESNSSQTYVRQSQNMAAEFKWEESEREDVASNNKDFGVSKQTEVEPCSCTAINEINTLTGVEEGIIQVLNEDHHDKALKHNSSWKTGNPSIISGVHNKQTGSIKAGEQESIDQSEDSTVTPVQGNAVESETEEDALVSNQTEEGKGLSDRGIIAKQLRITAESREIKKVFQGDHDAFRHSLTDKCSQKPVEVAQMRWTHSQDDTKGPSQDGGRETTPEEVNSKKDTSAELEHQPETLKRRKGDMTRRDGDDSVSIGKLEIEVPGELMGNAEIARGETENAAAELKEHEMSAEVESSSRVEYKKLSVGTKDPITAESATALEARDSGREEVFMERFGDDLVRRIWEEVFRRYERPASKDTDIVDGAGGALADAPDIAQDCRPPSEEDFNDAFESGALSSTHLPTDQNVSACQGLQTTSAAKGTARPPKETRRSLATTAEQTHFLSAPQTDLNSRGNLGRDFAPVLAAQSLSESAGGSPRDRESCTRVKEETVRPKEDPLVPNREGWRPSGRTSHKRPSGAGDASREPSGVPWRSVFSALGQFTRLVICILLVAGFSLVVFLSDFQALLALYAVSSCWWFYEWKLHRVTKGKGVAG
- the ppp1r3aa gene encoding protein phosphatase 1 regulatory subunit 3A isoform X5 translates to MDVLHIPPSEEEEEAMEVESEGNGEQGEGGKEASSPMGSSTDEETDEDSEPEPPQVTRRKVSFADAFGLNLVSVKEFDNPEVAVELEVNRPTKNEATRPPVEFYVSCLFAVPSTPEELDQRLQEQMVELESIELLPGTTTLRGTVRVVNLCYHKSVYARMSLDRWTSYFDLSAEYVPGSSDWKTDRFTFRHTLVPPFEREGTRVELCLRYETSVGTFWANCKEMNYVLYCHQKRHVKEHEVQVQEESIGCQGKRSCLKANRRGCAEEKTRKSSKRSTDATLTAEEADRGSSSDVQPSLCWEGHKPLVRFLYCLLEEQTPLKASVKKEMQTPPASKHCSQQHNSQSMPVRHTKL